One genomic window of Polyangium aurulentum includes the following:
- a CDS encoding M16 family metallopeptidase, translating to MTPVFVEPSPALPVVSVVVAFRSGSAHDPHGREGLGRITARMLRRGAEGWSSEAIEQTIDLLGGELGVDVSPSATTVHFEVIKRSLEPFMDLVATLLTRPLFDEHELARLKREVEAEIVESRDSDAMLCSRAFRRTLFPQHPYGRRVGGTIPTVRGIARDDVAAFYAAHYTRKNAIVAISGDVEVEEGHAIAERLLAKLPDGAMVPDPVPPPSARPGRRLVFVDKPDRTQTQMIIGGLGTHASDPDHWPLVVANTAFGGTFTSRLMNEVRSKRGWSYGAYSRVGFDRQRDTFTMWTAPAATDAAACLDLQLGLLHALREEGITADELAFVKKYLVRSHAFEVDTARKRVHQKLEAALFDLPEGYHEKQIERIEAVTLEQANAAIRTRLSEDDLVVSVVGTHEALGEAIAKAIPRLADAQVVPFDAE from the coding sequence GTGACGCCTGTCTTCGTCGAACCGAGCCCGGCGCTGCCGGTGGTCAGCGTCGTCGTCGCGTTCCGCTCTGGCTCGGCGCACGATCCGCATGGCCGCGAAGGGCTCGGCCGCATCACGGCCCGGATGCTCCGCCGCGGCGCCGAGGGCTGGAGTTCGGAGGCCATCGAGCAGACCATCGACCTGCTCGGCGGCGAGCTCGGCGTCGACGTCTCGCCGAGCGCAACGACGGTCCACTTCGAGGTGATCAAGCGTTCGCTCGAGCCGTTCATGGACCTCGTGGCCACGCTGCTCACGCGTCCCTTGTTCGACGAGCACGAGCTGGCCCGCCTCAAGCGCGAGGTCGAGGCCGAGATCGTCGAGTCTCGAGACAGCGACGCCATGCTGTGCAGCCGCGCGTTCCGACGCACCCTGTTTCCACAGCACCCGTACGGTCGCCGCGTGGGTGGGACGATCCCCACGGTGCGAGGCATCGCGCGGGACGACGTGGCCGCGTTCTACGCGGCGCACTACACGCGGAAGAACGCGATCGTGGCCATCTCGGGCGACGTCGAGGTCGAGGAGGGGCACGCGATCGCCGAGCGCCTGCTCGCCAAGCTGCCCGATGGCGCGATGGTTCCCGATCCGGTGCCGCCGCCTTCCGCGCGGCCGGGGCGCCGCCTCGTCTTCGTCGACAAGCCCGATCGAACGCAGACGCAGATGATCATCGGCGGGCTCGGCACGCACGCCTCCGATCCCGACCACTGGCCGCTCGTCGTGGCCAACACCGCGTTCGGTGGGACCTTCACCTCGCGGCTCATGAACGAGGTCCGCTCGAAGCGAGGCTGGTCGTACGGTGCGTATTCGCGTGTCGGGTTCGATCGGCAGCGCGACACGTTCACCATGTGGACTGCGCCCGCGGCGACCGACGCGGCCGCTTGTCTCGATCTACAGCTCGGCCTGCTTCACGCGCTGCGCGAGGAAGGGATCACGGCGGACGAGCTTGCGTTCGTGAAGAAGTACCTCGTGCGGTCACATGCCTTCGAGGTGGACACCGCCCGCAAGCGCGTGCACCAGAAACTCGAGGCAGCCCTGTTCGATTTGCCGGAGGGCTACCACGAGAAGCAGATCGAGCGGATAGAGGCCGTGACGCTCGAGCAGGCCAACGCGGCGATCCGGACGCGGCTGTCGGAGGACGATCTCGTCGTGTCGGTCGTTGGGACGCACGAGGCGCTTGGGGAAGCGATCGCGAAGGCGATCCCGCGGCTCGCCGACGCCCAGGTGGTTCCCTTCGACGCCGAGTGA
- the lepA gene encoding translation elongation factor 4, protein MPADPKLIRNFSIIAHIDHGKSTLADRILEFTGALSDREKQDQFLDKMEIERERGITIKAQTVRLDYTAKDGQKYRLHLIDTPGHVDFNYEVSRSLSACEGALLVVDASQGVEAQTLANVFLALDNNLEIVPVLNKIDLPSADADRTKREIEDVIGLDCSGAIEASAKTGLGIGDILEAVVQRVPAPKGDANATPRALIFDSWYDSYRGAVVMIRVVDGVIRKGQKVRFFATGRDYEITEMGIFTPHATAITELGPGEVGFIAGNIKSVVDTKIGDTVTDAVHPTKTPLPGFKDVKPMVFAGIFPTDSAQYEDLRDALSKLHMNDAAFVYEPDTSEALGFGFRCGFLGLLHMEIIQERLEREYNLDLITTAPSVVYHVYMNDGSMKPIENPARLPPTQHIDRIEEPIYRVTIHVPASYVGAVLALCQERRGEQKSLQYASSDRVIIAYDMPLSEVLFDFHDKLKSVSRGYASMDYELVGYRAAELVKLDMLVNGDPLDALSVIVHREKAFQRGRDLAVKLKDIVPQQQYEVAIQAAIGSKIIARTTVRALRKDVTAKCYGGDISRKRKLLEKQKEGKKRMKMVGSVEIPQEAFLAILKID, encoded by the coding sequence ATGCCCGCCGATCCCAAGCTCATCCGCAATTTTTCCATCATCGCCCACATCGACCACGGCAAGTCCACGCTGGCCGACCGGATCCTGGAGTTCACCGGAGCGCTGTCCGACCGAGAAAAGCAGGACCAGTTCCTCGACAAGATGGAGATCGAGCGCGAGCGCGGGATCACCATCAAGGCCCAGACGGTCCGGCTCGATTACACGGCGAAGGACGGACAGAAGTACCGCCTCCACCTCATCGATACGCCAGGGCACGTCGACTTCAATTACGAGGTCTCGCGCAGCCTGTCCGCATGCGAGGGGGCCCTGCTCGTCGTCGATGCCTCGCAAGGCGTCGAGGCGCAGACGCTCGCCAACGTCTTCCTCGCCCTCGACAACAACCTCGAGATCGTGCCGGTCTTGAACAAGATCGACCTGCCCTCCGCCGACGCGGACCGCACCAAGCGCGAGATCGAGGACGTCATCGGGCTCGATTGCTCGGGCGCCATCGAGGCGAGCGCGAAGACGGGCCTCGGCATCGGCGACATCCTCGAGGCCGTGGTCCAGCGCGTGCCCGCGCCCAAGGGTGACGCGAACGCCACGCCCCGCGCCCTCATTTTCGATAGCTGGTACGACAGCTACCGCGGCGCCGTGGTCATGATCCGCGTCGTCGACGGCGTGATCCGCAAGGGCCAGAAGGTGCGCTTCTTCGCCACCGGCCGCGATTACGAGATCACCGAGATGGGCATCTTCACGCCCCACGCGACGGCCATCACCGAGCTCGGGCCGGGGGAAGTCGGGTTCATCGCCGGCAACATCAAGAGCGTCGTCGACACCAAGATCGGCGACACCGTGACCGACGCGGTGCACCCGACCAAGACGCCCTTGCCCGGGTTCAAGGACGTCAAGCCGATGGTCTTCGCGGGCATCTTCCCCACGGACTCGGCCCAGTACGAGGACCTGCGCGACGCCCTGTCGAAGCTGCACATGAACGACGCGGCGTTCGTCTACGAGCCCGATACGTCGGAGGCGCTCGGCTTCGGCTTCCGGTGCGGCTTCCTCGGCCTGCTCCACATGGAGATCATCCAGGAGCGGCTCGAGCGCGAGTACAACCTCGACCTCATCACCACCGCGCCGAGCGTCGTCTACCACGTGTACATGAACGACGGATCGATGAAGCCCATCGAGAATCCGGCGCGGCTGCCTCCGACGCAGCACATCGATCGCATCGAGGAGCCGATCTACCGCGTGACCATTCACGTGCCGGCGTCGTACGTGGGCGCCGTGCTCGCGCTCTGCCAGGAGCGGCGCGGGGAGCAGAAGTCGCTCCAGTACGCCTCCTCCGATCGCGTGATCATCGCCTACGACATGCCGCTCAGCGAGGTGCTCTTCGACTTCCACGACAAGCTGAAGAGCGTCTCGCGCGGCTACGCGTCGATGGACTACGAGCTCGTCGGCTATCGCGCCGCCGAGCTGGTGAAGCTCGACATGCTGGTGAACGGCGACCCGCTCGACGCCCTCAGCGTGATCGTGCACCGCGAGAAGGCCTTCCAGCGCGGGCGCGATCTCGCCGTGAAGCTCAAGGACATCGTGCCCCAGCAGCAGTACGAGGTCGCGATCCAGGCGGCCATCGGCTCGAAGATCATCGCCCGCACGACCGTCCGCGCCCTTCGCAAGGACGTCACGGCCAAGTGCTACGGCGGCGACATCTCCCGCAAGCGCAAGCTGCTCGAGAAGCAGAAGGAAGGCAAAAAGCGCATGAAGATGGTCGGGAGCGTCGAGATCCCGCAGGAAGCCTTCCTCGCCATCCTCAAGATCGACTGA
- the fabD gene encoding ACP S-malonyltransferase: MARSTKVAWLFPGQGSQAVGMGKELAAASEAARQIYERADRALGEPLSKLCFEGPMEELTLTANTQPAIVATSMAIVAALRERYPDLAPPLFAAGHSLGEYSALAASGALELEDAVRLCRLRGAAMQESVPPGAGAMSAIMGLDAQAVAALCEEASAGEVVSPANYNAPGQVVIAGHAAAVARAGDLVVARGGKAISLKVSAPFHCALMAPARERLAPELARVEIRPLAFPVIANVDATPNASPDRVSDLLLRQIDGPVQWAASVERMAAEGVTHALELGPGKVLAGLVKRIAKSIKVLSVADPAGIDAVAAFLET; encoded by the coding sequence ATGGCGAGAAGCACGAAGGTAGCGTGGCTGTTCCCCGGCCAGGGCTCGCAGGCGGTCGGGATGGGCAAGGAGCTCGCAGCCGCGTCGGAGGCGGCGCGGCAGATCTACGAGCGCGCAGACCGAGCGCTCGGCGAGCCGCTCTCGAAGCTCTGCTTCGAGGGCCCGATGGAAGAGCTGACGCTCACGGCGAACACGCAGCCCGCGATCGTCGCGACGAGCATGGCGATCGTGGCTGCGCTGCGCGAGCGCTACCCCGACCTCGCCCCGCCCCTCTTCGCGGCCGGACACTCGCTCGGTGAGTACAGCGCGCTCGCCGCGTCGGGCGCGCTCGAGCTCGAGGACGCCGTGCGCCTGTGCCGGCTGCGCGGAGCCGCGATGCAAGAGTCCGTTCCGCCGGGCGCGGGCGCGATGTCGGCGATCATGGGCCTCGACGCGCAAGCGGTCGCCGCGCTGTGCGAGGAGGCGTCCGCGGGCGAGGTCGTGTCGCCGGCGAACTACAACGCGCCCGGGCAGGTGGTGATCGCAGGCCACGCAGCCGCAGTTGCGCGCGCGGGCGATCTCGTCGTCGCGAGAGGCGGCAAGGCGATCTCGCTCAAGGTGAGCGCGCCGTTCCACTGCGCGCTGATGGCGCCCGCGCGCGAGCGTCTCGCGCCCGAGCTCGCGCGCGTCGAGATCCGCCCGCTCGCGTTCCCCGTCATCGCGAACGTCGACGCGACGCCGAACGCTTCGCCCGATCGGGTGAGCGATCTGCTGCTGCGTCAGATCGACGGCCCCGTGCAGTGGGCGGCGTCGGTGGAGCGGATGGCGGCGGAGGGCGTCACGCACGCGCTCGAGCTCGGCCCGGGCAAGGTGCTCGCGGGCCTCGTCAAGCGCATCGCGAAATCGATCAAGGTGCTGAGCGTCGCGGACCCGGCGGGGATCGACGCCGTGGCCGCGTTCCTGGAGACGTGA
- a CDS encoding aspartate carbamoyltransferase catalytic subunit, with protein sequence MTTEARFSHRHLLGIEGLERGEIVAILDAAESFFDVSRRSVRKVPTLRGKTVINLFYEPSTRTRTSFELAGKRLSADVINISVSTSSAVKGETLLDTVKNLEAMWPDVIVLRHQASGAPHHIAARTKAAVVNAGDGMHEHPTQALLDAFTMRRAKGRLEGLTVAICGDVLHSRVARSNALLLRQMGATVRFAAPRTLLPAAAESLGAEVYDRIEPALEGADVVMMLRVQRERLSGTFLPTTREYSRTFGLNAARLALAKPDAIVMHPGPMNRGVEIDPAVADGARSVILDQVEAGVAVRMAVLWMLATEAQGEPTAG encoded by the coding sequence GTGACGACGGAGGCGCGCTTCTCGCATCGCCATCTGCTCGGCATCGAGGGCCTCGAGCGGGGCGAGATCGTCGCCATCCTCGACGCCGCCGAGAGCTTCTTCGACGTCTCGCGGCGGAGCGTGCGCAAGGTCCCCACCCTGCGCGGCAAGACCGTGATCAACCTGTTCTACGAGCCGTCCACGCGCACGCGCACGTCGTTCGAGCTCGCGGGCAAGCGCCTCAGCGCGGACGTGATCAACATCAGCGTCTCGACGTCGAGCGCGGTGAAGGGCGAGACGCTGCTCGACACCGTGAAGAACCTCGAGGCCATGTGGCCGGACGTCATCGTGCTGCGCCACCAGGCCTCTGGCGCGCCGCACCACATCGCCGCACGCACGAAGGCCGCGGTGGTGAATGCCGGAGACGGGATGCACGAGCACCCGACGCAGGCGCTGCTCGACGCGTTCACGATGCGACGCGCCAAAGGGCGGCTCGAGGGTCTCACCGTCGCGATCTGCGGAGATGTCTTGCACAGCCGCGTGGCGCGCTCGAACGCGCTGCTGCTGCGACAGATGGGCGCCACCGTGCGCTTCGCGGCCCCACGCACGCTCCTGCCGGCAGCGGCGGAGTCGCTCGGCGCGGAGGTGTACGATCGGATCGAGCCAGCGCTCGAGGGCGCCGACGTGGTGATGATGCTCCGGGTGCAGCGCGAGCGGCTGTCGGGCACGTTCTTGCCGACCACGCGCGAGTACAGCCGGACCTTCGGGCTGAACGCGGCACGCCTCGCGCTGGCCAAGCCCGACGCGATCGTGATGCACCCGGGCCCGATGAACCGCGGCGTGGAGATCGATCCTGCGGTGGCCGATGGCGCGCGGAGCGTGATCCTCGATCAAGTCGAGGCAGGGGTCGCGGTGAGGATGGCCGTCCTGTGGATGCTCGCCACGGAAGCGCAAGGGGAGCCCACGGCGGGCTAG
- a CDS encoding beta-ketoacyl-ACP synthase III gives MSAPPTPKSRILGTGHYVPEKVVSNVDLEKIVDTSDAWITERTGIRRRHVASENEVTSDMAALAGRRALEAAGLNAADLDMIIVGTISGDSPMPACAAHVQQKIGAGDIPAFDVSAACAGFIYGLTIADQFIATGAARCVLVIGVELLSRILDWQDRTTCVLFGDGAGAAVLGPAGDDGRGILASRIFTDGSLAHALTIPGGGSAEPLTPEGIARKRNKVHMMGQEIFRVAIKNLTSASTAVLKAAGLTSGELDWVVAHQANMRIITQVSDRLSFPLEKFVINIQEYGNTSSASIPIALDEAVRDGRITEGQSVLMCALGAGISWGATLVRM, from the coding sequence ATGAGCGCGCCCCCTACGCCCAAGAGCCGCATCCTCGGCACGGGCCACTACGTCCCCGAGAAGGTCGTCTCCAACGTCGACCTCGAGAAGATCGTCGATACATCCGACGCGTGGATCACGGAGCGAACCGGGATCCGGCGGCGTCATGTCGCCTCCGAGAACGAGGTGACGAGCGACATGGCCGCGCTCGCGGGCCGTCGTGCGCTCGAGGCCGCGGGGCTCAACGCCGCCGACCTCGACATGATCATCGTCGGCACGATCAGCGGCGACTCGCCGATGCCCGCGTGCGCAGCGCACGTGCAGCAGAAGATCGGCGCTGGCGACATCCCCGCCTTCGACGTGTCGGCCGCATGCGCGGGCTTCATCTACGGCCTCACCATCGCCGATCAGTTCATCGCCACCGGCGCCGCGCGCTGCGTGCTCGTCATCGGCGTCGAGCTGCTCTCGCGCATCCTCGACTGGCAAGACCGCACCACGTGCGTGCTCTTCGGCGACGGCGCGGGCGCTGCAGTGCTCGGGCCCGCCGGGGACGACGGGCGCGGCATCCTCGCCTCGCGCATCTTCACCGACGGCTCGCTCGCGCACGCGCTCACCATCCCTGGCGGCGGCTCCGCCGAGCCGCTCACGCCCGAGGGCATCGCGCGCAAGCGGAACAAGGTGCACATGATGGGGCAGGAGATATTCCGCGTCGCCATCAAGAACCTGACGAGCGCGTCGACCGCGGTCCTCAAAGCAGCGGGGCTGACGAGCGGAGAGCTCGACTGGGTCGTCGCGCATCAGGCCAACATGCGCATCATCACCCAGGTCTCCGATCGGCTGAGTTTCCCGCTGGAAAAGTTCGTCATCAACATCCAGGAGTACGGCAACACCTCGAGCGCATCGATCCCGATCGCGCTCGATGAAGCCGTGCGCGACGGGCGCATCACCGAAGGACAGAGCGTCCTCATGTGCGCTCTCGGCGCAGGAATCTCCTGGGGCGCGACGCTCGTGCGGATGTGA
- a CDS encoding YceD family protein encodes MSLIKIPVANIDTAGRSLEAELPVAWLDEQLADDDNDLKGAAPGQVTARLSRSGTDVVVRGRVKASVRTPCARCLESTNIDVDTELSLLLKAAPGQAAQEPGEGRHSHGKRSHAAIKERGAAAGAAAAGAAAAGAAGKPGATAKKPAKESKDKDPPEYEFSSEEADLDTYDGETVVLDDFVREAILLEMPIFPLCSESCPGIRPSPEAGDGGDTRPVDPRLAPLGALRAGLEKAMSSPRGATAPADDDEGESSGTAGAPAQKKTTKKE; translated from the coding sequence ATGTCGCTCATCAAAATTCCTGTCGCCAACATCGACACAGCAGGGCGCTCGCTGGAGGCGGAGCTGCCTGTCGCCTGGCTCGACGAGCAGCTCGCGGACGACGACAACGACCTGAAAGGCGCGGCGCCGGGGCAGGTGACGGCGCGGCTGTCGCGCTCCGGCACCGACGTCGTGGTGCGCGGCCGGGTGAAGGCTTCGGTGCGCACGCCGTGCGCGCGCTGCCTCGAGTCGACGAACATCGACGTCGACACGGAGCTGTCGCTCCTCTTGAAGGCGGCGCCGGGGCAAGCGGCCCAGGAGCCCGGCGAGGGGCGCCACAGCCATGGCAAGCGATCGCACGCGGCCATCAAGGAGCGGGGCGCGGCGGCGGGGGCCGCGGCGGCGGGGGCCGCGGCGGCGGGGGCCGCGGGTAAGCCCGGCGCCACGGCGAAGAAGCCGGCGAAGGAGTCGAAGGACAAGGACCCGCCCGAGTACGAGTTTTCCTCCGAGGAAGCCGATCTCGACACCTACGACGGCGAGACCGTGGTGCTCGACGACTTCGTGCGGGAGGCAATCCTGCTCGAAATGCCCATCTTCCCCTTGTGCTCGGAGTCCTGTCCGGGTATCCGTCCCTCCCCCGAAGCGGGCGATGGTGGCGACACCCGGCCCGTCGATCCGAGGCTCGCCCCCCTCGGCGCTTTGCGCGCCGGGCTCGAGAAGGCCATGAGCAGCCCGCGAGGCGCGACGGCCCCTGCAGACGACGACGAAGGCGAATCGTCCGGAACCGCCGGCGCGCCCGCTCAGAAGAAGACGACGAAGAAGGAGTAG
- the pyrR gene encoding bifunctional pyr operon transcriptional regulator/uracil phosphoribosyltransferase PyrR, whose protein sequence is MATSGSTSSNAPRRSSISPTDAARRRARHVVARRAMTEILLDPVAIARGLRRVAGEITEHGGVRDLALIGIRRGGEPLAERLSALLRELEGEAPPVGSIDITLYRDDAATALPSPKIGPSRIPFDVRGKRVLLVDDVIFTGRTIRAAFDAVLDYGRPRRIELFTLVDRGGRELPIHPDYTVRRVEVAPGRRIEVATREGELWATIEEAGPKEVSS, encoded by the coding sequence CTGGCTACGAGCGGTTCTACTTCTTCGAACGCACCCAGAAGATCATCCATCAGCCCGACTGACGCGGCGCGACGCCGGGCCCGCCATGTGGTAGCTCGTCGCGCCATGACCGAAATCCTGCTCGATCCGGTCGCGATCGCCCGGGGCCTTCGGCGCGTCGCCGGCGAGATCACCGAGCACGGCGGCGTCCGCGACCTCGCGCTGATCGGCATTCGTCGCGGGGGAGAGCCGCTCGCCGAGCGTCTCTCCGCGCTGCTCCGCGAGCTCGAAGGCGAAGCGCCGCCTGTCGGCTCGATCGACATCACGCTCTACCGCGACGACGCCGCCACGGCGCTGCCGAGCCCGAAGATCGGCCCGAGCCGCATCCCCTTCGACGTGCGCGGCAAGCGCGTGCTGCTCGTCGACGACGTGATCTTCACCGGCAGGACCATCCGCGCGGCCTTCGACGCCGTGCTCGACTATGGCCGCCCGCGTCGCATCGAGCTGTTCACGCTGGTGGATCGAGGCGGCCGCGAGCTGCCCATCCATCCCGATTACACCGTGCGCCGCGTGGAGGTCGCTCCTGGCCGGCGGATCGAGGTCGCCACGCGCGAGGGCGAGCTGTGGGCGACGATCGAGGAGGCAGGGCCGAAGGAGGTCTCGTCGTGA
- a CDS encoding M16 family metallopeptidase gives MQTAALSPSPPRARKGPYAELLNELNRDRTPLAQVEHDATVPFGPALRVERFVLGNGLRVLVVEDHAAPVVCIQTWFGVGSRHEREGKTGIAHLFEHLMFGETESSPHGAFDRTLEEAGAETNAATFLDWTYYHMNLPADALELSMRLEADRMTKLILRDPQVSSEKEVVANERRQRVDDDVDGAVSELLYKEAFREHAYRCPTIGWMEDIKGLTTEDCVAFYRTYYSPNNAAMVVVGDVQMKQVLRLVQDNYGSLPSATIPLEDVHPESPQTEERRLRVEKPTPTQKVAIGYKSPALGDFDHAPLVLLNEILFGGRSSRVHRALVQQKELASEVRGWVGAFRDPALYDVFLSARGEHTCEELIAALDEVLEGVRAKAVLPEELDKAKARVELAVLQGLETVSGKAEQIGFYEIVLGDPGALFERLAVYRRVTLGDLLRVARRYLVTSARTVIEVIPDGSEDDDEDEAEGEEAEEAAS, from the coding sequence ATGCAAACGGCAGCACTGTCGCCGAGCCCCCCGCGCGCCCGCAAAGGTCCCTACGCCGAGCTCCTGAACGAGCTCAACCGTGACCGCACCCCGCTCGCCCAGGTCGAGCACGACGCCACCGTCCCCTTCGGACCAGCGCTTCGCGTCGAGCGCTTCGTGCTCGGCAACGGGCTGCGGGTGCTCGTGGTCGAGGATCACGCGGCGCCCGTCGTCTGCATCCAGACCTGGTTCGGCGTCGGCTCGCGTCACGAGCGCGAGGGCAAGACCGGCATCGCGCACCTCTTCGAGCACCTCATGTTCGGCGAGACGGAGAGCTCGCCGCACGGCGCCTTCGACCGGACCCTCGAAGAGGCCGGCGCCGAGACCAACGCGGCGACGTTCCTCGACTGGACCTACTACCACATGAACCTGCCCGCGGACGCGCTCGAGCTGTCCATGCGCCTCGAGGCCGACCGCATGACGAAGCTCATCCTGCGCGACCCGCAGGTGTCGAGCGAGAAGGAGGTCGTCGCCAACGAGCGCAGGCAGCGCGTCGACGATGACGTCGATGGGGCCGTGAGCGAACTGCTCTACAAGGAAGCCTTCCGTGAGCACGCGTATCGCTGCCCGACGATCGGCTGGATGGAGGACATCAAGGGCCTCACCACCGAGGACTGCGTGGCCTTCTACAGGACGTACTACTCGCCCAACAACGCGGCGATGGTGGTCGTCGGCGACGTGCAGATGAAGCAGGTGCTGCGCCTCGTCCAGGACAACTACGGCAGCTTGCCGTCTGCGACGATCCCGCTCGAGGACGTGCACCCCGAGTCGCCGCAGACCGAGGAGCGCAGGCTGCGCGTGGAGAAGCCGACGCCGACGCAGAAGGTCGCCATCGGCTACAAGTCGCCTGCGCTCGGCGATTTCGATCATGCGCCGCTCGTGCTGCTCAACGAGATCCTCTTCGGCGGCCGCTCGTCGCGCGTGCACCGGGCGCTCGTCCAGCAGAAGGAGCTCGCCTCCGAGGTGCGCGGCTGGGTGGGCGCGTTCCGGGATCCTGCGCTCTACGACGTCTTCCTGTCGGCGCGCGGCGAGCACACGTGCGAGGAGCTCATCGCGGCGCTCGATGAGGTGCTCGAGGGCGTGCGCGCCAAGGCCGTCCTGCCCGAGGAGCTCGACAAGGCCAAGGCGCGCGTCGAGCTCGCGGTGCTGCAGGGCCTCGAGACCGTCAGCGGCAAGGCCGAGCAGATCGGCTTCTACGAGATCGTGCTCGGCGATCCGGGGGCGCTGTTCGAGCGGCTCGCCGTCTACCGCCGGGTCACCCTGGGCGACCTCTTGCGCGTCGCCCGCCGCTACCTCGTGACCTCCGCGCGCACGGTGATCGAGGTGATCCCCGACGGATCGGAGGACGACGACGAGGACGAAGCCGAAGGCGAGGAAGCAGAGGAGGCCGCGTCGTGA
- a CDS encoding RNA polymerase sigma factor, translated as MTRPTTRTRTANEKKGRSAPAAPAASKPAVSSNDCASLSSTASPFEHVAAPLPAPHGDIEAAGAVEPYDPSYPPVPYPMRDALPSQSVSAAAPHPSCLLERDLFERLYTHDWSFVRRTVERYGVPSRDADDVAQEVFALALRRIADCDAARSARPWLFVIAVQFAANYRKLARHRVEPLTAEVSEPPSADADVETALMADEERALVRELIGRLRPKLRTVLVMHDIEERPMAEIAAELEIPLKTGYARLRLARDEAKRRGQAVASAAMAVHALARLTKQDLCRVGEVLLAYGRPTQRAPAGALPRPRRKIAVVQRYPTRDPAPRASNVAPVMPWFPPPGLG; from the coding sequence ATGACCAGGCCCACCACGCGCACTCGCACTGCCAACGAAAAGAAAGGCCGCTCAGCGCCTGCGGCTCCTGCCGCGTCCAAGCCCGCAGTCTCCTCGAACGACTGCGCGAGCCTGTCGTCGACTGCGTCGCCGTTCGAGCACGTCGCCGCTCCGCTCCCTGCGCCGCACGGGGACATCGAAGCTGCAGGTGCGGTGGAGCCCTACGATCCGTCTTACCCACCTGTCCCCTACCCCATGCGTGACGCGTTGCCTTCTCAGAGCGTGTCAGCGGCAGCGCCCCATCCGTCTTGCCTCCTCGAACGCGATCTTTTCGAGCGCCTGTACACGCACGACTGGAGCTTCGTACGACGCACGGTCGAGCGCTACGGAGTCCCTTCCCGCGATGCGGACGACGTCGCACAGGAGGTCTTCGCCTTGGCCCTACGCCGGATCGCCGACTGCGATGCCGCGCGCTCCGCACGCCCTTGGCTGTTCGTGATCGCCGTGCAGTTCGCAGCAAACTACCGCAAGCTCGCGCGGCACCGCGTCGAGCCGCTCACGGCCGAGGTCTCCGAACCGCCGAGCGCAGACGCCGACGTGGAGACGGCGCTCATGGCCGACGAGGAGCGCGCGCTCGTGCGAGAGCTCATCGGCCGGCTCCGCCCCAAGCTGCGCACCGTGCTCGTCATGCACGACATCGAGGAACGCCCGATGGCCGAGATCGCGGCCGAGCTCGAGATCCCCCTCAAGACCGGCTACGCGCGGCTCCGGCTCGCCCGCGACGAGGCAAAACGCAGGGGTCAGGCCGTCGCCTCCGCCGCCATGGCCGTCCACGCGCTCGCACGGCTCACCAAGCAAGACCTCTGCAGGGTCGGAGAGGTCTTGCTCGCGTATGGCCGCCCCACGCAGCGGGCTCCTGCCGGCGCTCTGCCTCGCCCGCGACGCAAGATCGCCGTCGTGCAGCGCTACCCCACCAGGGATCCCGCGCCCCGCGCCTCCAACGTCGCCCCCGTCATGCCGTGGTTTCCGCCCCCGGGCCTCGGCTAA
- the rpmF gene encoding 50S ribosomal protein L32 — MSLPKRKKTPSKRDMRRANHDKVTPVQLVACQNCGEATLPHRACAACGHYKGRKAVPAKTSTS; from the coding sequence GTGTCCCTCCCGAAGAGGAAAAAGACCCCGAGCAAGCGCGACATGCGGCGCGCGAACCACGACAAGGTCACCCCCGTGCAGCTCGTTGCCTGCCAGAACTGCGGGGAGGCGACGCTGCCGCACCGGGCGTGCGCTGCCTGCGGCCATTACAAGGGGCGCAAGGCGGTGCCCGCGAAGACTTCAACGTCCTGA